A region from the Lolium perenne isolate Kyuss_39 chromosome 4, Kyuss_2.0, whole genome shotgun sequence genome encodes:
- the LOC127291985 gene encoding uncharacterized protein, giving the protein MASSSPRRHFVSLVVVVLAVSISFRSTAAITVDEACRKYTKHPSYCTHALSAKAGPPETTLPALAEQAVTLAAESGGSAVLFVKNLEKMPGGMPLGCLERCVGKFQAAVAELTLSRVAIVEHRDVARVKAWVKAARADGETCMDGCHTEGGADPTIIHRIGDLGKLCSIALALTDAAAHNS; this is encoded by the coding sequence ATGGCGTCTTCTTCTCCTCGCCGTCACTTCGTCTCCCTCGTCGTAGTCGTCCTTGCCGTCTCGATCTCCTTCCGGAGCACCGCGGCCATCACCGTCGACGAGGCGTGCCGCAAGTACACGAAGCACCCGTCCTACTGCACGCACGCGCTGTCGGCAAAGGCGGGGCCACCGGAGACGACCCTGCCGGCGCTGGCGGAGCAGGCGGTGACGCTGGCCGCCGAGAGCGGCGGGTCGGCGGTGTTGTTCGTGAAGAACCTGGAGAAGATGCCCGGCGGGATGCCGCTGGGTTGCCTGGAGCGGTGCGTGGGCAAGTTCcaggcggcggtggcggagcTGACGCTGTCGAGGGTGGCGATCGTGGAGCACAGGGACGTGGCCCGCGTGAAGGCGTGGGTGAAGGCGGCGAGGGCCGACGGCGAGACGTGCATGGACGGGTGCCACACGGAGGGTGGCGCCGACCCCACCATCATCCACAGGATCGGCGACCTCGGGAAGCTCTGTTCCATCGCCCTCGCTCTCACCGATGCGGCCGCTCATAACAGCTAG
- the LOC139838876 gene encoding uncharacterized protein yields MSLFRECLDDCGLFDLGFSGPKYTWNNRQCEEDHVKVRLDRAVGNGDFTARFDDCSVENVITTIYDHLAILINLSMLNRRDRATPVQHGFRFEAAWLRAPDYKEVLEKAWTEKSAGDISLQSTWDTLHQVAGSLQSWSREAFGAIRKKIRKMEQKLHHLRLSTSNEGVDEIRNIEKDLCELFDREEVMARQRSRVEWLREGDRNTAFFHARATARKRANKIKMLLRPDGSTCDDVSELKGMVQHFYGDLFTSEPTFSTQTVLDAIPRKVSDEMNANLTKEYTNEEIKTALFQMGPTKAPGPDGFPALFYQTHWDFLEEAICKAVRSFLDGSPLPDGFCDSVIVLIPKITNPVELKNFRPISLCNVLYKIASKVLANRLKLILPMVVSEHQSAFVTGRLITDNALIAFECLHTIRQQQAKRPYFALKVDMMKAYDRVEWDYLLGCLQRLGFHQDWINTVMRCVTMVRYAVRINGDLTEPVIPTRGIRQGDPISPYLFLLCTEDDSIFFACSDERSVDALQQTLKLYCEGSAIKNRVMMKLGVQDEDLQEFYLGMPTEVGRSPVRTFKFLITLLKGRYYPNCDFWDAPKPRSSSYTWRSIQFGMQLVKDGVRWGIGDGKKTKILTDKWIPEVPPYTLRPRIPLMPDQTVDTLMVDGTSSWDSELIRTIFDDEVAAKILQVPINRHGGDDFASWPWTRFGSYSVRSAYHLARSEQVASDRSKHGQGSSSVVSDNSKIWKKLWASKAPGKMKITLWRFAHDCLPCGHQLQKRHVPTPSTCVYCNKHETVEHALLFCPYVDEVWREVKADFHIHLNRKAFISPRVWTLDFVDRCSDLEATVLMVSLWHIWDARNKYREGEGFMHPKSIAAKIKAYIDMICIHLYKPTTATRRELRHQHQNGFRRLQGTFVASCGEHRDEVTNAELAEALALRRAVAFACDEGYSRVIFASDCQSVINRVNAGMMDRSCFGPAWKRERPQDIPEPSFSSFPAVAPDRRPVTDGATQVQPSSSSPLLPPPDLHPPPRGPRNRVAVRPATAAASPASAAAARALQPRRREPCNRHRGAGPATAAPARALLTCRRSGRLPPTPMRRLVAAATTTLQPLPPRGPYNRIAASSPAGDPADSLPP; encoded by the exons ATGTCCCTTTTCCGTGAATGCTTGGATGATTGTGGTCTGTTCGATCTCGGTTTTTCAGGTCCCAAATATACATGGAATAATAGGCAATGTGAAGAAGATCATGTCAAGGTTAGATTGGACAGAGCTGTTGGTAATGGGGACTTCACTGCACGGTTTGATGATTGCTCGGTGGAGAATGTTATCACAACAATTTATGATCATCTAGCCATCCTGATAAACCTTTCTATGCTTAACAGACGGGATCGTGCTACACCAGTCCAGCACGGATTCCGCTTTGAGGCTGCCTGGTTGAGGGCACCAGATTACAAAGAGGTTTTGGAGAAGGCTTGGACAGAGAAGTCGGCTGGGGACATTTCACTCCAGTCTACTTGGGATACGCTCCATCAGGTTGCTGGCTCGCTTCAGTCTTGGAGTCGGGAGGCCTTTGGGGCTATTCGCAAGAAGATTCGCAAGATGGAACAGAAGTTACACCATTTGCGCTTGTCAACGTCAAATGAGGGGGTTGATGAGATCCGTAATATTGAAAAGGATCTCTGTGAGCTATTTGATCGGGAGGAGGTTATGGCACGCCAACGCTCCCGGGTGGAGTGGTTACGAGAGGGAGATCGTAACACTGCATTTTTTCATGCTCGGGCTACGGCAAGGAAGCGGGCAAATAAAATCAAAATGCTGCTGCGACCGGATGGCTCGACATGTGATGATGTTTCTGAATTGAAAGGTATGGTTCAACATTTCTATGGCGATCTCTTCACGTCTGAACCTACCTTTTCTACTCAGACTGTTCTTGATGCTATCCCTCGCAAGGTATCTGATGAGATGAATGCCAATTTAACCAAGGAGTATACAAATGAGGAGATCAAGACAGCTCTTTTCCAGATGGGTCCGACCAAGGCACCGGGTCCCGACGGTTTCCCGGCGCTCTTCTACCAAACCCATTGGGATTTCTTAGAGGAGGCAATTTGCAAAGCGGTTAGGAGTTTTCTTGATGGGAGCCCTTTACCTGATGGATTTTGTGACTCTGTTATTGTGCTGATACCAAAAATTACAAATCCGGTAGAACTAAAGAATTTTCGGCCTATTAGCCTCTGTAACGTGCTCTATAAGATTGCGTCTAAAGTGTTGGCGAATCGTCTAAAGCTCATTTTGCCGATGGTGGTGTCTGAACATCAAAGCGCCTTTGTTACGGGGCGTTTGATCACGGACAATGCGCTTATTGCTTTTGAGTGCCTACATACAATCAGACAACAACAAGCTAAGCGGCCATATTTTGCTCTGAAGGTGGATATGATGAAAGCTTATGACCGAGTTGAATGGGATTATCTTCTCGGCTGCCTTCAGAGATTGGGTTTTCACCAGGACTGGATCAACACTGTGATGAGGTGTGTGACTATGGTGAGATATGCGGTTCGGATTAATGGTGATCTAACTGAACCTGTAATCCCCACCCGGGGAATTAGACAGGGGGACCCCATCAGTCCCTATCTTTTCCTTCTCTGCACGGAGG ATGATAGTATATTCTTCGCCTGCAGTGATGAAAGGAGTGTGGACGCTTTGCAGCAAACCCTCAAACTCTATTGTGAGGGTTCTG CTATCAAGAACCGAGTGATGATGAAACTTGGTGTCCAAGATGAAGACTTGCAAGAGTTCTATCTTGGTATGCCAACAGAGGTGGGCAGGTCTCCTGTTCGTACTTTCAAGTTCCTTATCACAC TGCTGAAAGGCCGTTATTACCCAAACTGTGATTTCTGGGATGCTCCAAAGCCCCGTTCCTCTTCGTATACTTGGAGAAGCATCCAGTTTGGTATGCAGCTGGTGAAGGACGGTGTTCGATGGGGCATCGGCGACGGGAAGAAAACCAAAATTCTTACAGACAAATGGATTCCGGAGGTGCCTCCTTATACCCTGCGCCCTCGGATCCCTTTGATGCCCGACCAGACTGTGGATACGCTGATGGTGGATGGTACTTCCTCATGGGACTCGGAGCTCATCCGAACCATCTTTGATGATGAGGTTGCAGCCAAGATCTTACAAGTACCGATCAACCGGCACGGTGGCGATGATTTCGCCTCCTGGCCCTGGACTCGGTTTGGTAGCTACTCCGTGCGGTCTGCATATCACCTTGCTAGGTCGGAGCAGGTGGCTTCTGATCGTAGCAAACATGGGCAAGGTTCTTCTTCAGTTGTatctgataattccaaaatctggAAGAAGCTTTGGGCGAGCAAGGCGCCAGGGAAGATGAAGATCACACTCTGGAGGTTTGCTCATGACTGCCTTCCCTGCGGTCATCAACTCCAGAAACGGCATGTCCCTACTCCCTCGACGTGTGTATACTGCAACAAACACGAGACAGTCGAGCATGCTCTTTTGTTCTGCCCCTATGTCGACGAGGTGTGGCGTGAAGTGAAAGCTGATTTCCATATCCATCTCAACAGAAAGGCTTTCATCTCTCCAAGGGTCTGGACTCTTGATTTCGTTGACCGCTGTTCGGATCTTGAAGCAACAGTTTTGATGGTGTCTCTCTGGCACATTTGGGATGCTAGAAATAAGTACCGCGAGGGTGAAGGTTTTATGCATCCTAAGTCTATTGCTGCTAAGATCAAGGCTTACATTGATATGATATGTATTCATCTTTACAAGCCGACGACTGCTACAAGGCGTGAACttcgtcatcaacaccaaaaTGGGTTTCGCCGCCTGCAG GGGACTTTCGTCGCCTCTTGTGGCGAGCACCGAGACGAGGTGACCAATGCGGAGCTGGCAGAAGCCTTGGCGTTGAGGCGTGCTGTGGCCTTTGCATGCGATGAAGGCTACTCCAGGGTCATCTTTGCTTCTGATTGTCAGTCCGTGATCAACCGCGTCAATGCTGGGATGATGGACCGGTCTTGCTTTGGACCG GCGTGGAAACGCGAGCGGCCACAGGACATACCCGAACCGTCGTTCTCCTCCTTCCCCGCGGTTGCTCCCGACCGGCGACCGGTGACCGACGGCGCCACGCAAGTTCAACCCTCCTCCTCGtctcccttgctgccgccgccAGACCTGCATCCGCCGCCGCGCGGGCCCCGCAACCGCGTCGCCGTGAGACCTGCAACCGCCGCCGCCAGCCCTgcatccgccgccgccgcgcgggcCCTGCAACCGCGTCGCCGTGAGCCCTGCAACCGCCACCGCGGCGCGGGCCCTGCAACCGCCGCCCCCGCGCGGGCCCTGCTCACCTGCAGGAGATCCGGCCGACTCCCTCCTACCCCGATGCGCCGCCTGGTGGCCGCCGCCACCACGACCCTGCAACCGCTGCCGCCACGCGGGCCCTATAACCGCATCGCCGCGAGCTCGCCTGCAGGAGATCCGGCCGACTCCCTCCCGCCCTGA